In Halomarina salina, one DNA window encodes the following:
- the dcd gene encoding dCTP deaminase has protein sequence MILSDADILRRLEAGDLVVEPLDDIDLQVQPASVDVRLGREFLEFQRANIPCIHPNRETEVDDYVTETRVEDGEEFILHPGDFVLGTTHERVEIPSDLVAQVEGRSSLGRLAVVVHATAGFIDPGFRGHVTLELSNLGTAPVALSPGMRISQLVFTELSSRADRPYGSARGSKYQDQAGPQASKIRGDREFGGEQ, from the coding sequence ATGATACTGTCGGACGCGGACATCCTCCGGCGACTGGAGGCGGGCGACCTCGTCGTCGAACCGCTGGACGACATCGACCTGCAGGTCCAACCGGCGAGCGTCGACGTGCGCCTCGGTCGGGAGTTCCTGGAGTTCCAGCGCGCGAACATCCCGTGTATCCACCCGAACCGCGAGACGGAGGTCGACGACTACGTCACCGAGACGCGCGTCGAGGACGGCGAGGAGTTCATCCTCCACCCCGGCGACTTCGTCCTCGGGACGACCCACGAACGCGTCGAGATTCCGTCGGACCTCGTCGCACAGGTCGAGGGCCGTTCCTCGCTCGGTCGTCTCGCCGTCGTCGTCCACGCCACTGCGGGCTTCATCGACCCCGGCTTCCGGGGGCACGTCACGCTCGAACTGTCGAACCTCGGCACCGCGCCCGTCGCGCTCTCGCCGGGGATGCGCATCTCCCAACTCGTGTTCACGGAGCTGAGCAGTCGCGCCGACCGTCCCTACGGGAGCGCTCGCGGGTCGAAGTACCAGGACCAGGCCGGTCCGCAGGCGTCGAAGATCCGGGGGGATAGAGAGTTCGGAGGCGAGCAGTGA
- a CDS encoding thiamine-phosphate synthase family protein, whose product MKFVEEVVVDEFLPTFRSMLAEDLRERGLTQSEVAALLGISQSAVSKYAHGDVERNERVLADQRVQSLVERLGEGLAAEAMTPVQALAEAEVLVRQLERGDLLATLHEEAMPGLAAYEGEFSIHDADSDLRAAERALSSVRRGLRVLENTSGFAGLIPAVGSNLVMCLPDADGIDDVAGVPGRILDVKGRATVPGDPEFGVSEHVARVLLAARAGGSDARAALNVRYDERVLDGLDAQGLTAVEFDPEAPLEDAIDGALGDDPDVDALYQAGAFGIEPVVYVLAGDAATAAERVRGLV is encoded by the coding sequence GTGAAGTTCGTCGAGGAGGTCGTCGTCGACGAGTTCCTGCCGACGTTCCGCTCGATGCTCGCGGAGGACCTGCGCGAGCGGGGCCTGACCCAGAGCGAGGTGGCGGCCCTGCTGGGCATCTCCCAGAGCGCCGTCTCGAAGTACGCCCACGGCGACGTCGAGCGCAACGAGCGCGTGCTCGCCGACCAGCGCGTGCAGAGCCTCGTCGAGCGACTCGGCGAGGGCCTCGCGGCCGAGGCGATGACGCCGGTGCAGGCGCTCGCGGAGGCCGAGGTGCTGGTCCGACAGCTCGAGCGCGGCGACCTGCTGGCGACGCTCCACGAGGAGGCGATGCCCGGACTCGCCGCCTACGAGGGCGAGTTCTCCATCCACGACGCCGACAGCGACCTCCGGGCCGCCGAGCGGGCGCTCTCCTCCGTCCGACGTGGCCTCCGCGTCCTGGAGAACACGAGCGGGTTCGCCGGGCTCATCCCCGCCGTCGGGTCGAACCTCGTGATGTGCCTGCCCGACGCGGACGGCATCGACGACGTGGCGGGCGTCCCCGGACGAATCCTCGACGTGAAGGGCCGGGCGACGGTGCCCGGCGACCCGGAGTTCGGCGTCAGCGAACACGTCGCCCGCGTCCTGCTCGCAGCGCGGGCGGGCGGGTCCGACGCCCGCGCGGCGCTCAACGTCCGCTACGACGAGCGCGTCCTCGACGGGCTGGACGCGCAGGGACTCACCGCGGTCGAGTTCGACCCCGAAGCTCCGCTCGAAGACGCCATCGACGGTGCGCTCGGCGACGACCCGGACGTGGACGCGCTCTACCAGGCGGGAGCGTTCGGCATCGAACCCGTCGTCTACGTGCTCGCGGGCGACGCGGCGACGGCCGCAGAGCGCGTTCGGGGGCTGGTGTGA
- a CDS encoding class I SAM-dependent methyltransferase — protein sequence MSDSERRIEDSGERDHDERSVQQFYGRYADLYDAIATAPGVATWRRAAADALDLEQGDTVVEMGCGTGANLPFLRERVGSEGRVLGIDLTRPLLVSARSRIDRHGWSNVAVAQADATAPPVAQADAVLGSFVVGMLPDPAGAVADWCALTDGRVALLDGTSSSHPIGALANPLFGAFVGAGAPADSLGDSLRQALASTVARTDLDRSVAAARESLVERTTDRRYEEFALGFVSVLSGSVK from the coding sequence GTGAGCGACTCCGAACGCCGAATCGAAGATAGCGGAGAGCGTGACCACGACGAACGCAGCGTCCAGCAGTTCTACGGCCGCTACGCCGACCTGTACGACGCTATCGCCACCGCTCCCGGCGTCGCGACCTGGCGGCGTGCGGCTGCAGACGCTCTCGACCTCGAACAGGGTGACACGGTCGTCGAGATGGGCTGTGGCACCGGCGCGAACCTCCCGTTCCTCCGCGAACGCGTCGGTTCGGAGGGGCGGGTACTGGGTATCGACCTCACGCGACCGCTCCTCGTCAGCGCACGCAGCCGTATCGACCGCCACGGCTGGTCGAACGTCGCCGTCGCACAGGCGGACGCCACCGCGCCGCCCGTCGCGCAGGCCGACGCCGTCCTCGGTTCGTTCGTCGTCGGGATGCTCCCCGACCCGGCCGGAGCGGTCGCGGACTGGTGTGCACTGACCGACGGTCGGGTCGCGCTCCTCGACGGGACGAGCAGTTCCCACCCTATCGGCGCGCTGGCGAACCCGCTGTTCGGCGCGTTCGTGGGAGCAGGTGCACCGGCCGACTCGCTCGGCGACTCGCTTCGACAGGCCCTCGCCTCGACGGTCGCTCGGACCGACCTCGACCGGAGCGTCGCCGCGGCCCGCGAATCGCTCGTCGAGCGGACGACCGACCGACGGTACGAGGAGTTCGCCCTCGGGTTCGTCAGCGTGCTGAGTGGGAGCGTGAAGTGA
- a CDS encoding DUF7537 family lipoprotein yields MRRALPVVLALLLVLAGCSGLGGQSADPTTTGDETTAPNATERPTDTTTETTQLASAEAVRADTLAALDAVETYRVTANQTSRVSGNVQRTVHVNSTGVFDRTAREARLDQSQQGAGVSVDSVSYLVDQTLYQRSPTLARQYDSNWVAIDASENYSRFWDQYDTLTRQRELLNVSSVSLDGTETVDGQEAYVLEAEATDEQFERLGVNVTRQGLDVSNVSATFYVDVETNRLVASTTNIDARQTLNGQTVAIEQRLDLRFDDYDAPVSIDLPSEAEETAVSIGNQTSVGA; encoded by the coding sequence ATGCGACGTGCCCTCCCGGTCGTGCTCGCACTGCTGCTCGTTCTCGCCGGTTGTAGCGGTCTGGGCGGACAGAGCGCGGACCCGACCACCACGGGCGACGAGACGACCGCACCGAACGCCACCGAGCGGCCCACCGACACGACGACGGAGACGACTCAGCTCGCCAGTGCGGAGGCGGTGAGAGCAGACACACTGGCCGCGCTCGACGCGGTCGAGACGTATCGCGTCACGGCGAACCAGACGAGTCGGGTGTCGGGGAACGTCCAGCGGACGGTTCACGTCAACTCGACCGGCGTGTTCGACCGGACCGCCCGTGAAGCGAGGCTCGACCAGTCCCAGCAGGGTGCTGGCGTCTCGGTCGACTCCGTCTCCTACCTCGTCGATCAGACGCTCTACCAGCGCAGTCCGACGCTGGCCCGACAGTACGACTCGAACTGGGTCGCCATCGACGCCTCCGAGAACTACTCCCGGTTCTGGGACCAGTACGACACGCTCACCCGACAGCGCGAACTGCTGAACGTCTCCTCGGTCAGCCTCGACGGCACCGAGACCGTCGACGGGCAGGAGGCGTACGTCCTCGAGGCCGAAGCGACGGACGAGCAGTTCGAGCGACTCGGTGTCAACGTCACTCGGCAGGGCCTCGACGTGTCGAACGTCTCGGCGACGTTCTACGTGGACGTCGAGACGAACCGGCTGGTCGCCTCGACGACGAACATCGACGCGAGACAGACGCTCAACGGCCAGACGGTGGCCATCGAGCAGCGTCTCGACCTCCGGTTCGACGACTACGACGCGCCCGTGTCCATCGACCTCCCCAGTGAAGCCGAGGAGACCGCCGTCAGCATCGGCAACCAGACGTCGGTCGGAGCGTAA
- the engB gene encoding GTP-binding protein EngB, with translation MFDSRPDRGAEVVLVGRSNVGKSTLMRELTGKQFSTGGKPGVTRSPNHYDWSSEDFVLTDLPGFGFMEGVEADHREAIKTDIVRYIEEYADQILVGVVVVDGKSVVDIIDRHSGPDEVPHVVELFYLFEDLGIPAVVAVNKMDKVDDRDDRLDDVCDRLGLLPPWKQWQDTVAPITAKRGSIEPLTEAVRTHLHDAGRDDLFKFF, from the coding sequence ATGTTCGACAGTCGCCCCGACCGGGGCGCAGAGGTGGTGCTGGTGGGGCGCTCGAACGTCGGGAAGTCGACGCTGATGCGCGAACTCACCGGCAAGCAGTTCTCGACGGGCGGCAAGCCCGGCGTGACTCGATCGCCGAACCACTACGACTGGTCCTCGGAGGACTTCGTGCTGACCGACCTCCCCGGCTTCGGGTTCATGGAGGGCGTCGAGGCCGACCACCGCGAGGCCATCAAGACCGACATCGTCCGCTACATCGAGGAGTACGCCGACCAGATACTCGTCGGCGTCGTCGTCGTGGACGGGAAGAGCGTCGTCGACATCATCGACCGCCACTCCGGCCCCGACGAGGTGCCCCACGTCGTCGAACTGTTCTACCTGTTCGAGGACCTCGGCATCCCGGCGGTCGTCGCGGTGAACAAGATGGACAAGGTCGACGACCGCGACGACCGTCTCGACGACGTCTGCGACCGTCTCGGCCTGCTCCCCCCGTGGAAGCAGTGGCAGGACACGGTCGCTCCCATCACCGCGAAACGCGGTTCTATCGAACCGCTGACCGAAGCGGTCCGAACCCACCTCCACGACGCCGGCCGGGACGACCTGTTCAAGTTCTTCTAA
- a CDS encoding inorganic phosphate transporter encodes MTTPTFWVLVVLATVTGLVTAWTLGANSNSPPFAPAIGANAISTMRAAFLIGILASLGALTQGGSISETVGAGLTDGVAITSLAATAGLLTATAFMGFGIYSGYPVPAAFATTGAMVGVGLALGGTPAFDTYQQIVTFWALVPPVSGGLAYLTATLLRRDDIPETVSVPLLAAVVGGIVANVRLSVIPDPSGGDQGSLAAVVAGLLDAPTVAGVDSLVVLATLLAAGASFLFVRRRTEQSVDRGVRTFLVALGSVVAFSSGGSQVGLATGPLENLYTVELGVPSILLLGLGAVGILGGAWMGSPRLLQATSREYAQLGIRRSIAALVPGFIIAQVAIALGIPISFNNIIISGVIGGGLAGGSAGVSRRKIGVTLAFWVLTLVASIAIGFGFYRLLTTVLGIQ; translated from the coding sequence GTGACGACCCCGACGTTCTGGGTGCTGGTCGTCCTCGCGACGGTGACCGGACTGGTGACGGCGTGGACGCTCGGAGCCAACAGCAACTCGCCGCCGTTCGCCCCGGCCATCGGCGCGAACGCGATTTCGACGATGCGGGCCGCCTTCCTCATCGGCATCCTCGCGTCGCTCGGCGCACTCACGCAGGGTGGAAGTATCTCGGAGACGGTCGGTGCCGGACTGACCGACGGCGTCGCCATCACGTCGCTGGCGGCGACGGCGGGGCTGTTGACCGCGACGGCGTTCATGGGGTTCGGAATCTACAGCGGCTACCCCGTCCCGGCGGCGTTCGCCACGACGGGGGCGATGGTCGGCGTCGGTCTCGCACTGGGCGGTACACCCGCGTTCGACACCTACCAGCAGATCGTGACGTTCTGGGCGCTCGTCCCACCCGTCTCGGGGGGGCTGGCGTACCTGACGGCGACGCTGTTGCGACGCGACGACATCCCCGAGACGGTGAGCGTCCCGTTGCTCGCGGCGGTCGTCGGTGGCATCGTCGCGAACGTGCGACTGAGCGTCATCCCCGACCCGTCGGGCGGTGACCAGGGGTCGCTCGCGGCGGTGGTCGCGGGGCTACTCGACGCGCCGACCGTCGCTGGCGTGGACTCGCTGGTCGTCCTCGCGACGCTGCTCGCGGCAGGAGCGAGCTTCCTGTTCGTCCGACGGCGGACCGAGCAGTCGGTCGACCGCGGCGTGCGGACGTTCCTCGTGGCGCTCGGGAGCGTCGTCGCCTTCTCCAGCGGCGGGAGTCAGGTCGGGTTGGCGACCGGCCCGCTGGAGAACCTCTACACGGTCGAACTCGGCGTGCCGTCGATCCTCCTGCTCGGCCTCGGCGCGGTCGGCATCCTCGGCGGGGCGTGGATGGGGTCGCCGCGACTGTTGCAGGCGACCTCGCGCGAGTACGCTCAGCTCGGGATTCGACGGTCGATCGCCGCGCTGGTACCGGGGTTCATCATCGCCCAGGTCGCCATCGCGCTGGGCATCCCCATCTCGTTCAACAACATCATCATCTCGGGCGTCATCGGCGGTGGACTCGCGGGCGGGTCCGCAGGCGTCTCTCGTCGGAAGATCGGCGTGACGCTCGCGTTCTGGGTGCTGACGCTCGTCGCCTCCATCGCTATCGGATTCGGCTTCTACCGCCTGCTGACGACGGTGCTCGGGATACAGTGA
- a CDS encoding universal stress protein, producing MSRVLVPVAVLENEAVPLGLMNLLGTMDVTVLGYHVLPEQTPPDQARHQYEDRANAALTDIAEEFRDAGGSADYRLVFTADRHQTVDRVADEVGARAYAISGATGAVNRLLVSLSGDVAADAIVAFVTELVGDRDIDVSLLRVGDDDGVTPLAEAAGRLEDAGITVTTTIAENRASIDALLDAVPDHDAIVMGEQAPSLQSFLFGEVTERVAAESVGPVLVVRRPRRERR from the coding sequence ATGTCACGCGTACTCGTTCCCGTCGCCGTCCTCGAAAACGAGGCCGTCCCGCTGGGACTGATGAACCTGCTGGGCACGATGGACGTGACGGTCCTCGGCTACCACGTCCTTCCCGAGCAGACGCCACCCGACCAGGCCCGTCACCAGTACGAGGACCGCGCGAACGCGGCGCTCACCGACATCGCCGAGGAGTTCCGCGACGCCGGCGGGAGCGCCGACTACCGACTCGTCTTCACCGCCGACCGACACCAGACGGTCGACCGAGTCGCCGACGAGGTCGGCGCCCGGGCGTACGCCATCTCGGGGGCGACGGGAGCGGTGAATCGGCTGCTGGTGTCGCTCTCGGGCGACGTCGCGGCCGACGCCATCGTCGCCTTCGTGACCGAACTCGTCGGCGACCGGGACATCGACGTGTCGCTGCTCCGCGTCGGGGACGACGACGGCGTGACGCCGCTGGCCGAGGCGGCCGGCCGACTCGAAGACGCCGGCATCACCGTGACGACGACGATCGCCGAGAACAGAGCGTCCATCGACGCCCTCCTCGATGCGGTGCCCGACCACGACGCCATCGTGATGGGCGAGCAGGCGCCCTCGCTCCAGTCGTTCCTGTTCGGGGAGGTGACCGAGCGCGTCGCGGCGGAGTCGGTCGGACCGGTACTCGTGGTACGGCGACCCCGACGGGAGCGACGGTGA
- a CDS encoding APC family permease, translating to MASEEPTGLGANLEGERPDVERSVETDEATYTDDSELERTLGLSGGLAIGVGTMIGAGIFVFPGIAAGQAGPAAAGSFALGGVVALLVALPTSELATAMPKSGGGYYFISRALGTLAGTVVGLSLWFGLVFATAFYLVGFGYYAIDTLAELGVTLGGGLVIPIALVFGAGFTLLNVTGTENAAKLQNGVVALLLSILVFVLLWGSLDALGLVGQPSAPERFMPYGSFPVLTTAALVFTSYLGFAQVATVAGEMKRPGRNLPLAMVGSVLVVGTLYVVTVFVATSAFGSERLASLGETAMVDVGRHYLGAPGAVAIVFGGLLATMSSANASILSTSRAIYAVSKDALLPRWASRINLKYGTPHVALGMAGGPVLVLVATGRVEVLAEVASFLHLVLYGLICVALLVLRRNEPEWYDPDFRTPGYPLVPALGAFASFALIGFMQPASQVIGLALMLATAGWYFYYARDVRLRGAL from the coding sequence ATGGCTTCGGAAGAGCCGACGGGCCTCGGTGCGAACCTCGAAGGCGAGCGGCCGGACGTCGAGCGGAGCGTCGAGACCGACGAGGCGACCTACACCGACGACTCGGAGCTGGAACGGACGCTCGGACTCTCGGGCGGTCTCGCCATCGGCGTCGGGACGATGATCGGTGCGGGTATCTTCGTGTTTCCGGGAATCGCGGCCGGTCAGGCGGGGCCTGCCGCGGCCGGGTCGTTCGCGCTCGGCGGCGTCGTCGCACTCCTCGTCGCCCTGCCGACGTCGGAACTGGCGACGGCGATGCCGAAGAGCGGCGGCGGCTACTACTTCATCTCGCGGGCGCTCGGCACGCTCGCCGGGACCGTCGTCGGCCTCTCGCTGTGGTTCGGCCTCGTGTTCGCCACGGCGTTCTACCTCGTCGGCTTCGGCTACTACGCCATCGACACGCTCGCAGAACTCGGCGTCACGCTCGGCGGCGGACTGGTCATCCCCATCGCCCTGGTGTTCGGGGCTGGCTTCACGCTGCTCAACGTCACCGGGACCGAGAACGCGGCGAAACTCCAGAACGGCGTCGTCGCCCTCCTCCTGTCGATTCTCGTCTTCGTCCTGCTGTGGGGGTCGCTCGACGCGCTCGGCCTCGTCGGACAGCCGAGCGCGCCGGAACGGTTCATGCCGTACGGCTCCTTCCCGGTCCTGACGACCGCTGCCCTCGTGTTCACCTCCTACCTCGGGTTCGCGCAGGTCGCGACCGTCGCCGGCGAGATGAAGCGACCGGGCCGGAACCTCCCCCTGGCGATGGTCGGGTCCGTGCTCGTCGTGGGGACGCTGTACGTCGTGACGGTGTTCGTCGCGACGAGCGCGTTCGGGAGCGAGCGGCTGGCGAGCCTCGGTGAGACCGCCATGGTCGACGTCGGCCGGCACTACCTCGGTGCGCCGGGTGCAGTGGCCATCGTGTTCGGCGGGCTGCTGGCGACGATGTCTAGCGCGAACGCCTCGATTCTGAGCACGTCGCGGGCCATCTACGCCGTCTCGAAGGACGCGCTGTTGCCGCGCTGGGCGAGTCGAATCAATCTGAAGTACGGCACGCCGCACGTCGCACTCGGGATGGCCGGCGGCCCCGTCCTCGTGCTGGTGGCGACCGGCCGAGTCGAGGTGCTCGCCGAGGTCGCCTCGTTCCTCCACCTCGTCCTGTACGGGCTCATCTGCGTCGCGCTCCTGGTCCTCCGCCGGAACGAACCCGAGTGGTACGACCCCGACTTCCGGACCCCCGGGTACCCGCTCGTGCCGGCACTCGGTGCGTTCGCGAGCTTCGCGCTCATCGGCTTCATGCAGCCGGCGTCGCAGGTCATCGGTCTCGCCCTCATGCTCGCGACTGCAGGGTGGTACTTCTACTACGCTCGCGACGTTCGTCTCCGGGGGGCACTCTGA
- a CDS encoding 5-formyltetrahydrofolate cyclo-ligase: MDKQAIRESVWDALEAEGIARFPFPPHGRIPNFDGAKAAAERLAGLPEWEDAEVLKANPDAPQLPARRAALRRGKTVYMAVPRLRDEECFLELDPAELADTDAAATVSGMGDHGVQVAPDAVPHVDLVLSGSVAVTEDGDRIGKGEGYSDLEFAVLCELGLVDEATTVVTTVHERQVVDEAFASDDHDVPMDVVVTPERTIRTGATGRPDGIDWSALDDERIEEIPVLELMRG; the protein is encoded by the coding sequence ATGGACAAGCAGGCGATTCGCGAGTCGGTGTGGGACGCGCTGGAGGCGGAGGGCATCGCACGGTTCCCGTTCCCCCCACACGGACGCATCCCGAACTTCGACGGGGCGAAGGCGGCGGCCGAGCGACTCGCGGGGCTCCCCGAGTGGGAGGACGCCGAGGTGCTGAAGGCGAACCCCGACGCGCCGCAGTTGCCAGCGCGGCGGGCGGCGTTGCGACGGGGGAAGACCGTCTACATGGCCGTCCCGCGACTGCGCGACGAGGAGTGCTTCCTCGAACTCGACCCCGCCGAACTCGCCGACACCGACGCGGCCGCGACGGTGAGCGGGATGGGCGACCACGGTGTGCAGGTCGCCCCCGACGCGGTGCCGCACGTCGACCTCGTCCTCTCGGGGAGCGTCGCCGTCACCGAGGACGGCGACCGAATCGGGAAGGGCGAGGGCTACTCCGACCTGGAGTTCGCCGTGCTGTGCGAACTGGGTCTCGTCGACGAGGCGACGACGGTCGTGACGACGGTCCACGAGCGACAGGTCGTCGACGAGGCGTTCGCGAGCGACGACCACGACGTGCCGATGGACGTGGTCGTCACGCCCGAGCGGACGATTCGAACGGGCGCGACGGGCCGACCCGACGGTATCGACTGGTCGGCGCTGGACGACGAGCGAATCGAGGAGATACCGGTACTCGAGCTGATGCGGGGTTGA
- a CDS encoding twin-arginine translocation signal domain-containing protein, with protein MNRRRFLGLCGVAGVGGVTAFTLFDDGVAAGAPGFPRSETDHPRLGESKSAGWTVVSEDAQTVSGGQFGIDVTADVYTTLFSHEGARERVAEQTRGAFDRPVVLASLTRVDLHSYVNVALSVDRLDQQVLPAVESQLADQGVAQVDYEETALAEDLRGIQRTYDVTGTMPVDDLTYDEPDTPDMGPVRVPGFDLSIAGVLALWKSSVGTVYVLGSVYPDESVSKTATRTVEGPDGETREVSEEMALEFDTAAYRDAVISLVK; from the coding sequence ATGAATAGACGACGGTTCCTCGGCCTCTGTGGCGTCGCCGGGGTCGGGGGTGTGACCGCGTTCACCCTGTTCGACGACGGCGTGGCGGCCGGTGCACCGGGCTTCCCGCGGAGCGAGACGGACCACCCGCGACTCGGCGAGTCGAAGTCGGCGGGATGGACGGTCGTCAGCGAGGACGCACAGACGGTGTCCGGGGGCCAGTTCGGCATCGACGTGACGGCCGACGTGTACACGACGCTGTTCTCCCACGAGGGGGCCCGCGAACGCGTCGCCGAGCAGACCCGCGGCGCGTTCGACCGACCGGTCGTCCTCGCCTCGCTCACCCGCGTCGACCTCCACAGCTACGTCAACGTCGCGCTGAGCGTCGACCGACTCGACCAGCAGGTGCTGCCGGCCGTCGAGTCGCAACTGGCAGACCAGGGCGTCGCCCAGGTCGACTACGAGGAGACGGCCCTCGCCGAGGACCTGCGCGGCATCCAGCGCACCTACGACGTGACGGGGACGATGCCCGTCGACGACCTCACCTACGACGAACCGGACACGCCCGACATGGGTCCCGTTCGCGTCCCCGGCTTCGACCTCTCCATCGCGGGCGTCCTCGCGCTCTGGAAGTCGTCGGTGGGGACGGTGTACGTGCTCGGGAGCGTCTACCCGGACGAGTCGGTGTCGAAGACGGCGACCCGCACCGTCGAGGGGCCGGACGGCGAGACGCGCGAGGTCAGCGAGGAGATGGCGCTGGAGTTCGACACGGCGGCCTACCGGGATGCTGTCATATCGCTGGTGAAGTAG
- a CDS encoding TIGR00341 family protein gives MRLIQVGVPEGRRAVVLGALDDEDIEYVVSDETGNHDYEAIVEFPLPTNAVEQVLSALREVGVDEGAYTVVTDAETVVSDNFAALEAEYAEHGNGDLIAREELRSKAEGLSNSLPTYIIMTVVSALVGTAGLLLDSPATVVGSMVIAPLIGPALSASVGTVIDDERLFRRGVKLQALGVVLTVVAATVFSFAVKWIGFVPPTLDPTELSEINERLEPNLLSLVVALGAGVAGSVSLTAGVSTALVGVMIAVALIPPAAAVGIAIAWGLPGSALGAAVLTLVNLLSINVSALAVMWYSGYRPDRFFRQDEARSATVKRVAVLVVAIAVLSVFLGTVTYNSYTAASDERSIHDAIEGAVNESSGVTHLDTDITTESRDVLFTEPTRVVVTVGAPPDNRPPDLAARIDAAVDEAAGRDVEVQVRYVEIETVDRVAGGERWRAERPAPNHGSAPTARSAANPVAQPS, from the coding sequence GTGCGACTGATTCAGGTGGGCGTGCCGGAAGGGCGACGTGCAGTGGTGCTGGGGGCGCTCGACGACGAGGACATCGAGTACGTCGTGAGCGACGAGACGGGCAACCACGACTACGAGGCCATCGTCGAGTTCCCGCTCCCGACGAACGCCGTCGAGCAGGTGCTCTCTGCGCTGCGCGAGGTCGGCGTCGACGAGGGGGCGTACACCGTCGTCACGGACGCCGAGACGGTCGTCTCGGACAACTTCGCGGCGCTCGAAGCGGAGTACGCCGAGCACGGTAACGGCGACCTCATCGCCCGCGAGGAGCTGCGGTCGAAGGCGGAGGGCCTCTCGAACTCCCTGCCGACGTACATCATCATGACCGTCGTCAGCGCGCTCGTCGGCACCGCCGGACTCCTCCTCGACTCCCCGGCGACCGTCGTCGGGTCGATGGTCATCGCCCCGCTCATCGGCCCGGCGCTGTCGGCGTCCGTCGGGACGGTCATCGACGACGAGCGACTGTTCCGACGGGGCGTGAAGCTACAGGCGCTCGGCGTCGTCCTCACCGTCGTGGCGGCGACGGTGTTCTCCTTCGCCGTCAAGTGGATCGGGTTCGTCCCCCCGACGCTCGACCCGACCGAACTCAGCGAGATTAACGAGCGGCTCGAACCGAACCTGCTCTCGCTCGTCGTCGCGCTGGGCGCTGGCGTGGCCGGGAGCGTGAGCCTCACCGCGGGCGTCTCGACGGCGCTGGTCGGCGTGATGATCGCCGTCGCCCTCATCCCGCCCGCGGCGGCGGTCGGTATCGCCATCGCGTGGGGGCTGCCGGGGTCCGCGCTCGGGGCGGCGGTCTTGACGCTCGTGAACCTGCTCTCCATCAACGTCTCGGCGCTCGCCGTGATGTGGTACAGCGGCTACCGCCCGGACCGGTTCTTCCGGCAGGACGAGGCCCGGAGCGCGACCGTGAAGCGGGTCGCCGTCCTCGTCGTCGCCATCGCCGTGCTCTCGGTGTTCCTCGGGACGGTCACCTACAACAGCTACACGGCCGCGAGCGACGAGCGGTCCATCCACGACGCCATCGAGGGGGCCGTCAACGAGAGTTCGGGCGTGACGCACCTCGACACGGACATCACCACGGAGAGTCGGGACGTCCTGTTCACCGAACCGACGCGGGTCGTCGTCACCGTCGGTGCGCCGCCGGACAACCGACCACCGGACCTGGCGGCGCGGATAGACGCAGCGGTGGACGAGGCCGCCGGACGGGACGTGGAGGTACAGGTACGCTACGTCGAGATAGAGACCGTCGACCGTGTCGCGGGCGGTGAGCGCTGGCGAGCGGAACGGCCCGCGCCGAACCACGGCTCCGCACCCACTGCCCGCTCCGCCGCGAACCCCGTCGCTCAGCCGTCGTAG